The DNA segment GCAATTCCTGCTAACCCCTATCGTTTCCGTCCATAAAGGAGGCTAACATGGAAGATGTGTACGCGGCGAAACCCTGGCTGAAACATTACGACAAAAACGTTCCGGAGAAACTCGACTATCCGTCCCTGGCCTATGCCGATGCACTCAAGAAGGCCTTCCGGGAAGTCCCCTCCAGGGTGGCCGTTCACTACATGGGCAGGGAGATCACGTACCGGGAGCTGGACGGACTCTCCAACCGCTTTGCCCGGTTCCTGATGGAAACGGGGTGCCGGCCCGGCGACGTGGTCGGCTCCCACCTTCCCAATATTCCCGCCAGTTACATCGGCTCCGCCGGCATCCAGAAGGCCGGCTGCATCTTCACGGGCGTGAGCCCGCTCCTGACGGCGGAGGAGCTTGCCTACCAGTTAAACGATTCTGGTGCGAAGGTCCTCGTCACGGTGGACCTGCTTTTCCCGACGGTTGCCAAGGCCGTTGAAAAGACCGGCGTGAAGATCGTCGTGGTGGCCTCCATCTTCGACTACTTTCCCCAGGAAATTCCCGCCACCCCGGTGACCCCGGTTCCCGGCATCGAAGTGCTCAGCTTCAAGGACGCCATCGCGTCGATGCCGGACGACCCGGTCGACGTGAAGATCGACCCGGCCGCCCCCTGCCTCATGATGTACACGGGGGGCACCACGGGACCGCCGAAGGGGGCGCTCCTCACGAACGACAACATCGTCCACCACATCGTACAGCTGAACCCCTGGGTGCAGCTGCAAATGGGGGAGCACGTCGTACTGTCGGCCTTCCCCATGTTCCACCAGGCGGGGAACTTCATCGTTATGTGGAACCTGGCGATGGGCAGCACGCTGGTGGCCATTCCCAATCCGAGGGACCTTCAGTACATCGTGAAGGCTATCGAGACCTACAAACCCACCGTCATCGTCAATGTACCCACCATTTTTCTCGAATTGATGAAACTGGATGAGTTCCGGCGCCTGGACTTCTCGGGCGTGCATTTCTTCGTCAGCGGCGCTTCCGCGTTTCCCGCGGAAAGCATCCGGGAGTTCGAGGACATTGTCGGCAAGGGAAAGCTGATCGAGGTCTGCGGAATGACGGAGACCAGCCCGATCATCGTGGCCCTGCCCCGGGACGGGGTCAAGAAGATCGGGTCCGTCGGCATGCCCGTCAGCGATACGGAGGTGAAGCTGGTCGATCCCGGAACCGGCGAGATCGTTCCCATCGGCTCCCCCGGGGAACTCGTGGCCCGGGGACCCCAGGTCTTCTCCCTGGGATATCACAACAAGCCCGAAGAAACGGCCCACACACTCCGGAACGGGTGGATCTTCACGGGGGACGTGGCGGTCATGGACGAGGACGGGTACTTTACCATCGTGGACCGGCTGAAGGACATGGTGAGCGTCTCCGGCTTCAAGGTGTTCACCCGCGAGGTGGACGACGTGCTGATCGGCCATCCGGACATCGACATCGCCGCCACGATCGGCCTGCCGGATCCGAAGCGCCCCGGCTCGGAGATCGTGGCCTGCGCCGTCGTTCTCAAGCCGGGCCGGACGGGGGATGAGGCGATGCGGGCGAGCATTTCGGACTTCATGAAGGAGAAGGTGGCGCCCTACAAGGTGCCGAAGATTATGCGGTTCATGGAGGCGCTTCCCATGAGTGCCGTGGGCAAGGTTCTAAAGCGGGAGCTCCGGAAGATCATGCAGGACACACCGTAGCGCCGCATTCCTGCAGCAAGACCTGGGAAGAGGGGGCCGGTGGATGCTGGTCCCCTCTTGCCCTCAATCCCCTGCATCCCGCGTCGTGAAAGCGGGGATCAGGACGAAATTCAGGGTTTCCTTGACGAGCTTTGTATAAGCCTCCTTGTCGATTTTCAACACTTTGAGAAAGAAGCTTTCACCGGATATCAATCCGTGCACGGCGTTCATGACGATCATGACTTCCAGCATGGCCCGGGGAGAGGCATGCTTTTTCCCCTTCGTGAGGCCCATGGCCCGGGCAATATCGCTGGTGAACTCCGGCACCGCGACGTCGAGGCTGGAGTCGATGCGCGTTTTCGAGAAATAGTTCAGGAGGATCAGGTTCGATATATCCGGATGCTCGAGCAGGTAATCCGTCATCATGTCGAAGGCGATCTTCATCCGCTCGTCCAATGGACATCCGCTGGCCTTTTTTTCAACGTTCCGGAGCATCTGTCCCAGATCGTTGTTGATGTCGAGAACAACCGCCTCGTAAAGGTCTTTCTTCTCACCCCAGTGGTAATGAATGGTGGAGAGATCGATTCCCACCTCCTCGGCAATCATCCGGGTCGTCCCCCCATGATAGCCGTATTCTCCGAAAATCTTCCGGGCCACTTTCAGAATTCGTGCTTTGGTTGATTCAGGATCTCTCCTGGCTTTTTCCAATGGTGTTCTCATTCCAATATCCTCTGTGCAAAAGAAATTATCTATAAATTCTATATGGATAATACATTCCATGTCAAGGCGAAACTCCATGAAGCCCGGGGCTCACGATTTTTATGCATGGAATTGACAGGGAATCGGTTTTTGTTATGTCGGATGGGAGGTTCTCCATTCACCGAAGCATGTCGGGAATGGCATGGTTTCCCACTGTTCCCGTTTCGTGGTATACAGAAACGCGTGCCGTGACGGTCCATGAATAGCGGCCGGCCATCGCGAAGGCGAGTCATCACGGTGACAAAAGAGGAGATCCTTCAAATGAATCGCAAAGGGATTGATCATCCATGACAAACGAGAATGAAGCAAATGTCCACAGCGGGCATGGAACCGTGGAGTTTCTCCTGCGGCGAATGCGCCACAAGGGAGACCTGCCCGCGTTTTCCAAGCATGTCGTCGAGATCAACAGCAAGCTCTCGTCCCTGAAGGCTATCACCCTGTCCAACACGGGAGACCTGGCCAAGATCATCCTGAAGGATTTTTCCCTGACCAACAAACTCCTCAAAATCGTCAATTCCGCCGTGTACGGAAATCTCGCGGGCAGGGTGACGACTGTTTCCAAGGCGGTGATGCTCCTGGGATTTGAAAAGGTTCGCATGATCGCCACGGCCCTGATGATTTTCGAGCATCTTCAGAACAAGAGCCAGGCGGCGGAACTGAAAGAGGTCGCCATGGAGTCTTTCCTGAGCGGCGTGATCGCCATGGACCTGGCCGAAAAAATGAAAGTGGGCCGGGTGGAAGAAGCGTTCATCTGCGCCATGCTCCGGCACCTCGGGAAGCTTCTGGTTATCTGCTACTTCCCCGAGGAATACGAAGCGATCAAAGAAGAGATGCGGGACAAGGAGCTCGGGGAGGACAGCGCCACCCGCGCCGTTCTCGGCATCTCCTTCAACGAGCTGGGCATGGCCGTTTCGCGGTCCTGGAATTTCCCGGACATGCTCGTCCGGAGCATGGAAAATCCGCCCCCTGGCGTCATCGAGCCTGCCATGACGGAACTCGAGCGCATGCGGTACCTGACCCACTATGCCCACGATCTCTGCTCGGTCATTGCAGCATCGCAGGGTGATGAATGGGGAGCCGCCCTGGCCGAGATGTCGGTGCGCTACCAGAAGGTGATCCCCCTCCCGGAGCAGGAGGTGGAGGTGCTTCTGGACTCGGCGGCCGGGAAAATCGACAGTTTTTCCGGCATCGTTAACCTGGACAGGAGCTCCAGCCCTCTCTTGAGCAAGCTTTCCGAGCGCCGCAAGGACGAGACGGGGGAGCCGGACGCCCGGACGCCCGACGGCCGGCAGCCGATGAAAGATGCAGCCGCCAGAGGTACAAAGACCGTAGACAAATCGGCCGCCGTCATCGCCCAGGAGAAGAAGCGGATCGTTACCAGCGGCATCAGTGAGATTGCCGACGTCATGAAGGGTTCATACAACCTGAGCGACGTCATATACATGATTTTGGAGACAATGTACCGGGGGTTTGCGTTCAACCGGGTCATCTTCTGCCTGCGGGATGTCAGCGGGAAAAAGATGGTCGGACGCTTCGGTCTCGGCGACAGGTCGGAGGATATGGTTGCGCTGTTTCAGATCCAGATCGGCCAGGCCTCCGACATCTTCAACATCGCCATTTCGCAGGGGAGGGGCATGATCATCGCCGACGCCGGCGCCCCGACGATCGTCCAGAACCTTCCCCAATGGTATCGGGCCTCCGTTGCCGCGCCGGCCTTTCTCGTCTACCCGCTGGTCATCAAGGGAACGTGTCTCGGCCTGTTCTATGCGGACAAGAGCGAGAGCGGGACCCTCCTGACGGAAAGCCAGTGCATGCAGATGGAGGATCTGCGGGACATGGCCGTCGAGGTGATCACGCAGAAACACCTGTAGCAGATCTCCTGCCGGTGATAATCCGGCCTGACGTTCGGGACGGGCTGCTCTCCATGATTCGGGCGGGAAGAAGCCCGGGGGAGGGCGGCGGGAATGCCGGTCTCCCCCGGGAGTCGGATCGGGAATCCGCTGGCAGTGCCCCTGAAGCCGGGTCCGGCCGACCGCCTTACGATCATCCCTTCAGAAAGTCAGGTCTTGCCCAATCGGGGTTGGGATACGTATAGAACCCCTTTCCCGTCTTCGCGCCCAGTTCCTTGCGTTCGATCATTTCCTTGAACGCCTGGGGCGGCAGGTCTTTTGGATCCTTGGATTCTTTGTAATAGGACATTTCAATGTCATAGACCACATCGAGTCCCACCATGTCCATCATGGTGAAGGGGCCATAGGGCATCCCCGTGAAGACACGCCAGGCTCGGTCGATGTCCCGGTGGTCCACGAAGCCGTTGCATGCCATGTACAGGGCCTGCTTTTTGACGGCCCGCCAGATGCTGTTGAAGCAGAATCCCAGGATCTCCTTGTTGACCTTCAGCGGGATCAGCTCGAGGGAGCGGATCCACTCCCGGGCCGCCTCGATCACCTCCGGTGTGGTCTTCGTGCCGCCCATGATGTCGCAGAGGATGAAGCCCATGGCCGGCTGGTAGAAGTGCATGTTCAGGCACTTCTCCGGTCGCCGGGTGGCGTCCTCGATCCGTGAGATCGGGATGGAGGAGCTGTTGGAGGCCAGGAGCGCCGCCTTGGGCGCCAGGGCATCCAGTTCGGCAAAGACCTTGCGTTTCAGGTCCAGCACCTCCGGGACGGCCTCGATGACCAGATCCGCGTCCGCTACGGCCTCGGCGAGATCACCCGTCAGCTTCACCGTGGCCGCCGCCTTCTCCCAGTCTTCCTTGGGAACGGTCGGACCTTTTCCCATGGCGACCATCATGAATTTCATCTCTTCCACTTTCTTCTGGAAGATTCCCAGATCCTGGTCGTAACCCCGGACGTTGCATCCGTAGCAGGCTGCCTGGACGGCGATCTGCGTTCCCAGGGTTCCCAATCCGATCACACTGATGTTTTTGAATTTCATGATTCCATCTCCTTTGTCCGATTTTTTACCGGAACGGGTAACTCGGTATGCCGGGCGGCCACTCGGAGAATATCCGTGTTCCGGGCCTGTTTGTTTTCATCAGCCTTCGTCTGGATACGGATCTGTCGATAAGCAGATATGCCTCGCTCATAAATGCCCGAGGCACTTCCCATAGTCAAGGCGGAAGGTGGGCCGGACCTTCTTTCTTCATGCGTTTCCGGTTTGGCCGGGAAGGCAGGAAGGGTGCTGCTTCTGGATATCATGGCGGACACAGGGAAGATTTCCGGGATGTAAGGATGAGAGGTTCAACCGGGCAAAGGCGGAGGACACTCAAAACGGCCGGAAAGGGATTGGGGTATGAACGAAGAAGGGGGCCGGCTTTATGCCTGCCCCCTGTTGATTTCTGGTGGAGCTGAGGGGAGTCGAACCCCTGACCTCTTGAATGCCATTCTAAAAAATACACCTTTCCCTTAGCATCTCTTAATCCCCCTTTTTTGCCACAAATCCCTTGACAATCAAGATATTGCCCCATATCATCGTGTCACATTAACACACATAAGAACCGTCAATTTCAGGAGAAAAAGCGGTAAAAAAGCGGTAAAAGGAAATTGTCACCATGCATGCACGGCGTGACTCGTTGATTTAATACATATTTCTGGAACCATGCTTTATGGTCTTCTAAGTATTGAATATGAAATGGATTAAGACAAATCATAAGGGTCTGCGGTATTACGAGCATCAGACCAGGAGACACGGAAAAAAGAAAGATCGCTATTACTCTATCCGGTTTAAGGTGGATCGAAAGGATTACACCTACGGAATCGGCTGGTGGAGTGACGGAGTTCCGGAGGATGTCATCCGGAATGATCCTGACATGGGTTTTGAGGGTTATTGTCTCTCGGAAATGAAGCGGTATAAAGCGAATGTAAGGGCAGGTTCTGGGCCAATATCACCAAAGGAACACCGGAAAGCAGAGGAGGATAGACGTCGAACAGAGGAGGAAGAAGAGGAGAGAAGAATACGCGAAAACGTAACATTTACGGATTACTTTAATAACAAATATGCGCCGTCTATGGAGAGCAACGGTAAAAAGAGCCTTCCTGCAGAGCGTGTGATCTTTGACAAATGGGTTTCTCCGGTGATCGGAGATTTACCCATAACCGAGTTGCAAGAATCACACTGTCAACAGATTAAAAAAGACATGCAAACGGCAGGGAAGGCGAACCGAACACAGCACTATGCATTTGCCGTCGTTTCACAGATCTGGAGCATGGCCAGAAAGGAAAAAATTGTCCAAAGGGATTGCCCAACACGAGACGTTGAACTGCCGAGGATTGACAATCAGAAGAAACGGGCCTTGACGACAGATGAGGCTCGGTTACTTCTCGATAAACTGAAGGCGAAGAGCCGTCAAGTTTATGAACTGGCATACCTCAGCCTATACACAGGGGCACGTTTCGGCGAACTGGCGGGGCTGACATGGCGACGGATCAACCCGGAGGAGGGGAGCATCACCTTCCGGAACACAAAAAGCGGGAAGGATCGGACTGTGTTCATGACGGCCGGCGTCAAGAGCTTATTCGCGGAGATGATCCCAGGGCTTCCGGATAACTTGATTTTCAGCGACAAGAAGGGGGGCCGCCTCACTTCTGTGTCGAACACATTTGACCGGGTTGTCTCTGATCTTGGGTTGAATAATAGCCTTGTCGACCAACGAGATAAGATCACGTTTCACAGCCTCCGACATACTCACGCGTCCTGGCTAGTGGACAGTGGAGTTAATCTTTATGTGGTGAAAGAGATCCTGGGCCATTCCGATTTCAAGATGACGACTCGCTACAGTCACCCGGCAGCGGACAGCATCCGGAAAGCCATGAAGAGCCTTGAAAGGCGAGACCAGAAGAGCGCCGGGGTGGTGGTCAATTTCAACAGGGGATAGGCCGACCTGCCGAAAGAGGTTGGATAATGAATCAGGCAGAGTGTGAACAAAAGAAGGGCGTTATCGGGAGCGAGGCAATCTGCCCTCTGTGCGATCAGGTTATCAGGGCCGGGGAAGCTCACCTTAGCGACTGGGGACCGGAGAAAAACCAGACCGTCCACGAGGCCTGTAGTCGGCTCTTCATTGCCCGGACCTTCCGGTTCTGTCGGCGGGAGCTGAAGAACGCTTTGACGGAACGGGCGGAGTGGGGGGACCGCCGGGGGAAGATGAAGGCCGCCCGGGAGGTCCTGAAAGGAAAAAAAACCTCGGGCCGGGTCTCGCTCACCGAAACCGAGGCGGCGGCGATCCGCGAGGCCCTGGACGGTTACCGAGCGCTTGATGATGCCTATATGCGGGCCAGAATTAACGCCGAAGGCTTTTTGCAGATCATGAACGATGCATCGAAACTCTATCGGGCCGGGAACCGGGGCGAGGCCGCGCAAATACTCGGCTGGACCACGGGCAAGCGAGGAGTTATGGAGCATCACCACAGCATCGTGGCAACCTACCTGTTACAGGTCGGCATGGGGATCGATAAAAACCAAATAGTCGAGAACATCATGGCGATCTTCGGGCTTCAAAGTCGGGAGGCAACCATTAAGCTCCTGACAAGAGAAAAAAAGCGCCTCGGCTCCCTCCCTCTGCCATCGAACTGGCAGAAGGTCTGACAAAAAATCCCGCCGGAAAATGTCCATTAGCGCGTAATCATTCGATTCATTATCTTCCCATCAAATCAAAGGAGTTTTGATGGGAGGTTCCGATGCAGCACAATCTTTCCACCCTGGCCGAAAAATGGCCGTCGTCCATCGTCGCCAGAACCGAAGTTGAACGGTTCACCGGCGGACTAATTTCCGAAAAATACCTTGCAAATCTCGACAGTTGCGGGAAGGGTCCCGAGGGCCGAATCCGCGTGGGCCGCAAGATCGCCTACCCGGTTGATCGCCTCATCGAATGGCTGGCATCCCGGGCAACCGAGGTCAAGGGCAAAGGCCGGTTCCCTGGCCGTGGGGAGGCCTGAGCCATGTCCGGCCCTTCCCTTCTGATTGCCTTCGATTCCGAGACCTTGACGATCCCCGGAATCCTGCCCAATGCCGACAGCGACGTGGAGGAGCGGAAGCTCCGGGAGATCGCGGCGCGGAGGACCGCGGCCGAACGTGGATTACCTGCAGCTCGTCCGTCCATCTCAGCGATGGGGCACCCGGGAAGCAGAGGTTGCCGAGGTCTCCCGATCCCTGAAGGCCCTGGCAAAGGCCTTGAAGAAATATCAGGCGCGGAACGCGGGTTCCGTGACGAAACGAACCGGGAGGCGGCCCGGTTGAGCCAGCGGCGGTCCTCGCTCCACGGGCGATCCGTGGGGGCGGGATTTAGTCGTTTGGATTTCACCGGGTTCGTCCTCCTGCACATGACAGAGTAAGTCCTCCGCGGGGTGCCGGTGCCTCCCTGTCCGGTGTTCTTGCTGGAGAAA comes from the Syntrophales bacterium genome and includes:
- a CDS encoding AMP-binding protein, encoding MEDVYAAKPWLKHYDKNVPEKLDYPSLAYADALKKAFREVPSRVAVHYMGREITYRELDGLSNRFARFLMETGCRPGDVVGSHLPNIPASYIGSAGIQKAGCIFTGVSPLLTAEELAYQLNDSGAKVLVTVDLLFPTVAKAVEKTGVKIVVVASIFDYFPQEIPATPVTPVPGIEVLSFKDAIASMPDDPVDVKIDPAAPCLMMYTGGTTGPPKGALLTNDNIVHHIVQLNPWVQLQMGEHVVLSAFPMFHQAGNFIVMWNLAMGSTLVAIPNPRDLQYIVKAIETYKPTVIVNVPTIFLELMKLDEFRRLDFSGVHFFVSGASAFPAESIREFEDIVGKGKLIEVCGMTETSPIIVALPRDGVKKIGSVGMPVSDTEVKLVDPGTGEIVPIGSPGELVARGPQVFSLGYHNKPEETAHTLRNGWIFTGDVAVMDEDGYFTIVDRLKDMVSVSGFKVFTREVDDVLIGHPDIDIAATIGLPDPKRPGSEIVACAVVLKPGRTGDEAMRASISDFMKEKVAPYKVPKIMRFMEALPMSAVGKVLKRELRKIMQDTP
- a CDS encoding TetR/AcrR family transcriptional regulator, with product MRTPLEKARRDPESTKARILKVARKIFGEYGYHGGTTRMIAEEVGIDLSTIHYHWGEKKDLYEAVVLDINNDLGQMLRNVEKKASGCPLDERMKIAFDMMTDYLLEHPDISNLILLNYFSKTRIDSSLDVAVPEFTSDIARAMGLTKGKKHASPRAMLEVMIVMNAVHGLISGESFFLKVLKIDKEAYTKLVKETLNFVLIPAFTTRDAGD
- a CDS encoding HDOD domain-containing protein, whose translation is MTNENEANVHSGHGTVEFLLRRMRHKGDLPAFSKHVVEINSKLSSLKAITLSNTGDLAKIILKDFSLTNKLLKIVNSAVYGNLAGRVTTVSKAVMLLGFEKVRMIATALMIFEHLQNKSQAAELKEVAMESFLSGVIAMDLAEKMKVGRVEEAFICAMLRHLGKLLVICYFPEEYEAIKEEMRDKELGEDSATRAVLGISFNELGMAVSRSWNFPDMLVRSMENPPPGVIEPAMTELERMRYLTHYAHDLCSVIAASQGDEWGAALAEMSVRYQKVIPLPEQEVEVLLDSAAGKIDSFSGIVNLDRSSSPLLSKLSERRKDETGEPDARTPDGRQPMKDAAARGTKTVDKSAAVIAQEKKRIVTSGISEIADVMKGSYNLSDVIYMILETMYRGFAFNRVIFCLRDVSGKKMVGRFGLGDRSEDMVALFQIQIGQASDIFNIAISQGRGMIIADAGAPTIVQNLPQWYRASVAAPAFLVYPLVIKGTCLGLFYADKSESGTLLTESQCMQMEDLRDMAVEVITQKHL
- a CDS encoding 3-hydroxyacyl-CoA dehydrogenase NAD-binding domain-containing protein, coding for MKFKNISVIGLGTLGTQIAVQAACYGCNVRGYDQDLGIFQKKVEEMKFMMVAMGKGPTVPKEDWEKAAATVKLTGDLAEAVADADLVIEAVPEVLDLKRKVFAELDALAPKAALLASNSSSIPISRIEDATRRPEKCLNMHFYQPAMGFILCDIMGGTKTTPEVIEAAREWIRSLELIPLKVNKEILGFCFNSIWRAVKKQALYMACNGFVDHRDIDRAWRVFTGMPYGPFTMMDMVGLDVVYDIEMSYYKESKDPKDLPPQAFKEMIERKELGAKTGKGFYTYPNPDWARPDFLKG
- a CDS encoding site-specific integrase, which translates into the protein MKWIKTNHKGLRYYEHQTRRHGKKKDRYYSIRFKVDRKDYTYGIGWWSDGVPEDVIRNDPDMGFEGYCLSEMKRYKANVRAGSGPISPKEHRKAEEDRRRTEEEEEERRIRENVTFTDYFNNKYAPSMESNGKKSLPAERVIFDKWVSPVIGDLPITELQESHCQQIKKDMQTAGKANRTQHYAFAVVSQIWSMARKEKIVQRDCPTRDVELPRIDNQKKRALTTDEARLLLDKLKAKSRQVYELAYLSLYTGARFGELAGLTWRRINPEEGSITFRNTKSGKDRTVFMTAGVKSLFAEMIPGLPDNLIFSDKKGGRLTSVSNTFDRVVSDLGLNNSLVDQRDKITFHSLRHTHASWLVDSGVNLYVVKEILGHSDFKMTTRYSHPAADSIRKAMKSLERRDQKSAGVVVNFNRG
- a CDS encoding DnaB-like helicase C-terminal domain-containing protein, whose translation is MDYLQLVRPSQRWGTREAEVAEVSRSLKALAKALKKYQARNAGSVTKRTGRRPG